A single region of the Ancylobacter novellus DSM 506 genome encodes:
- a CDS encoding ABC transporter permease, translating into MKPFASSRWLLLELAAKNLGRRQTRTCMLIAAIAISSAVTFAGIVVMRSVVSSMEVGLSRMGADLMVVSESTLTNISNALLTVEPTDQTLPADAISGAGIGGMSKVAAQRVLRTDQSGFGGNDELVDLIGFDPRTDFTVQPWLSERLSGTMQPSDVIVGAARDLPLGSQLVLFGQPFRVYGKLARTGSGTQERGVFMQSEALVALAPAVRQRAGAVPRMLEPDRVSGFLIEMAPGATELQARFALLSRVPGVKVVTGGSLMTGIRQGLVALLGGLVVLVGLLSVGTAVMVGVLFSAIMAERRRELGLLKAIGAGIGQIVGMAIIEATIATAGGAVIGVLFGVLLLRMFERMLVHHLGEMGIPFLWLDGPTTILIAALCVSGAALVGVVGAWVPAWRLGRSETYDLIRKEG; encoded by the coding sequence ATGAAGCCGTTCGCCTCGTCACGCTGGCTGCTGCTCGAGCTGGCGGCCAAAAATCTCGGCCGCCGGCAGACCCGCACCTGCATGCTGATCGCTGCGATCGCGATCAGCAGCGCCGTCACCTTTGCCGGCATCGTCGTGATGCGTAGCGTGGTCTCCAGCATGGAGGTCGGCCTTAGCCGTATGGGGGCCGATCTCATGGTGGTCAGCGAGAGCACGCTCACCAACATCAGCAACGCCCTGCTTACCGTCGAGCCGACCGACCAGACGCTGCCGGCCGACGCCATTTCCGGCGCCGGCATCGGCGGCATGTCGAAAGTGGCCGCGCAGCGCGTGCTACGGACCGACCAATCCGGCTTCGGCGGCAATGATGAGCTGGTGGACCTGATCGGGTTCGATCCGCGGACCGATTTCACCGTGCAGCCCTGGCTCTCCGAGCGGCTCTCCGGCACGATGCAGCCCAGCGACGTCATCGTCGGTGCGGCGCGGGACCTGCCTCTCGGCTCACAGTTGGTCCTCTTCGGCCAGCCCTTCCGTGTCTACGGCAAGCTCGCCCGCACCGGGTCGGGCACGCAGGAGCGCGGCGTGTTCATGCAATCAGAAGCCCTCGTCGCGCTTGCGCCGGCGGTACGCCAGCGCGCCGGGGCGGTTCCGCGGATGCTGGAACCGGACAGGGTTTCCGGCTTCCTGATCGAGATGGCACCGGGGGCCACCGAGTTGCAGGCGCGCTTCGCGCTGCTGTCGCGCGTTCCCGGCGTCAAGGTGGTCACCGGCGGCTCGCTGATGACTGGCATCCGGCAGGGACTGGTCGCGCTGCTCGGCGGACTGGTCGTGCTCGTCGGACTATTATCGGTCGGCACCGCCGTGATGGTCGGCGTGCTGTTCTCCGCCATCATGGCCGAGCGCCGCCGGGAACTCGGCCTGCTGAAGGCGATCGGCGCCGGCATTGGCCAGATCGTCGGCATGGCGATCATCGAGGCGACCATCGCGACCGCGGGCGGCGCGGTGATCGGCGTCCTTTTCGGCGTGCTGCTGTTGAGGATGTTCGAGCGCATGCTGGTCCATCATCTCGGCGAGATGGGTATTCCCTTTCTCTGGCTCGACGGCCCGACCACCATCCTGATCGCTGCGCTGTGCGTATCCGGCGCCGCGCTCGTCGGCGTGGTCGGCGCATGGGTACCGGCCTGGCGCCTCGGACGCAGCGAGACTTACGACCTCATCCGGAAAGAAGGCTGA